A window of Tautonia plasticadhaerens contains these coding sequences:
- a CDS encoding superoxide dismutase, whose amino-acid sequence MAEYSLPPLPYPSNALEPNIDAQTMEIHHGKHHNTYVTKLNDALKDHPDHQGKPIEELISDLDALPESARGAVRNNGGGHANHSLFWTIMKPGGGGPPTGAVAQAIDDAFGGFDAFKDEFSKAAAGRFGSGWAWLVVKGGKLAITSTPNQDNPLMDGSGTPILGLDVWEHAYYLKYQNKRPDYVAAWWNTINWDEVDRRFRAAKG is encoded by the coding sequence ATGGCCGAGTACAGCCTGCCGCCGCTGCCCTACCCCTCCAACGCCCTGGAGCCGAACATCGACGCCCAGACGATGGAGATCCACCACGGCAAACACCACAACACCTACGTCACCAAGCTCAACGACGCCCTGAAGGATCACCCCGACCACCAGGGGAAGCCGATCGAGGAGTTGATCTCCGACCTGGACGCCCTGCCCGAGTCGGCCCGGGGGGCCGTCCGGAATAACGGCGGGGGCCACGCCAACCATTCCCTCTTCTGGACGATCATGAAGCCGGGAGGCGGCGGCCCGCCGACCGGGGCGGTGGCCCAGGCGATCGACGACGCCTTCGGCGGCTTCGACGCCTTCAAGGACGAGTTCTCCAAGGCCGCCGCCGGCCGATTCGGCTCCGGCTGGGCCTGGCTGGTGGTGAAGGGGGGCAAGCTCGCCATCACCTCCACCCCGAACCAGGACAACCCCCTGATGGACGGCTCGGGGACCCCCATCCTCGGCCTCGACGTCTGGGAGCATGCCTACTACCTGAAGTACCAGAACAAGCGGCCCGACTACGTCGCCGCCTGGTGGAACACGATCAACTGGGACGAGGTCGACCGCCGTTTCCGGGCCGCCAAGGGCTAA
- a CDS encoding ABC transporter ATP-binding protein yields the protein MDDFPLMDERPGTSGAQPIVRLRDIRKQYVMGKAGGRHEAIVVHALRGVSVDFYPGEYVAIMGASGSGKSTMLNLLGCLDRPTSGQYLLGDQDVAQLTDDELSEIRSRYIGFIFQAYNLIQQYTVHENIQLPLTYQGSGKVSEEDDARTLELAEMVGLGDRMDHRPNQLSGGQQQRVAIARSLVNDPYIILADEATGNLDSATSDEIMAMLERLNQTGKTIIMVTHEDDIAEHARRVIRMRDGQIITDAPSERMKGEPPEVVGLGLGTGLPGAALAPA from the coding sequence ATGGACGACTTCCCGCTCATGGACGAACGGCCGGGTACCTCCGGGGCCCAGCCGATCGTCCGCCTCCGGGACATCCGCAAGCAGTACGTGATGGGCAAGGCCGGCGGTCGCCACGAGGCGATCGTCGTCCACGCCCTCCGCGGGGTCTCGGTCGACTTCTACCCCGGCGAGTACGTGGCGATCATGGGCGCCTCGGGGTCGGGCAAGAGCACCATGCTCAACCTGCTCGGCTGCCTCGACCGCCCCACCAGCGGCCAGTACCTGCTCGGCGACCAGGACGTGGCCCAGCTCACCGACGACGAGCTCTCGGAGATCCGGAGCCGATACATCGGCTTCATCTTCCAGGCCTACAACCTGATCCAGCAGTACACGGTCCACGAGAACATCCAGCTCCCGCTGACCTACCAGGGCTCGGGGAAAGTCTCCGAGGAGGACGACGCCCGGACGCTGGAACTGGCCGAGATGGTCGGGCTCGGCGACCGGATGGATCACCGCCCCAACCAGCTCTCCGGCGGCCAGCAGCAGCGGGTGGCGATCGCCCGGTCGCTGGTCAACGACCCCTACATCATCCTGGCCGACGAGGCCACCGGCAACCTCGACAGCGCCACCAGCGACGAGATCATGGCGATGCTGGAGCGGCTCAACCAGACGGGCAAGACCATCATCATGGTCACCCACGAGGACGACATCGCCGAGCACGCCCGGCGGGTCATCCGGATGCGGGACGGACAGATCATCACCGACGCCCCGAGCGAGCGGATGAAGGGCGAGCCGCCGGAGGTCGTCGGCCTCGGCCTCGGCACCGGCCTGCCCGGCGCGGCGCTGGCCCCGGCCTGA
- a CDS encoding TolC family protein, which yields MSTSKTRRASGSRSARLALAIAALAASPGCTREFFRNWADQDVTEAIFEKSRDPRHRIDLFTITPPPTSRFSDPYDPDRPPAPPDDYVAQELNPQPQRPRHRLITPAEGTGYLDLLEQWRRERGPRRRPVDVTVDTGPSMDEAAPPPSRTPSPFPPDPNRGPGEPGMSPIPGETPGEVAPPDPRRLAPDADAPPEPLSSSSIRDNSVLTASLQIPEPVIPGLEPEQSPSGVEDVPPPQVPPDFEPGPSLFGDEGDSPEAISGLSESAAEGAGGDRDLIEILKPDAVVFDEARAAGLGAGIDPYIVDGRQILTLALQNSRAYQFRLEDLYLQALNVTLQRFQFTPQFAAGLNPGAPAFGGFTGPTPGNSYIYRTEETGSPSSLLSVGGLAGFGKLLSFGTSVTGNFANQTVINFGGPNAVETTSQSFLPLNLVIPFLRGGGRAVTLEPLTQQERALLYEVRDFARFRKEFFVSVLAGGGITGGGGDPLVGFLEILRQIQALENNTKNVAAYERVLEVFQELSRGAASTVRPLDLVNVEIDLQNQRLSLLSSSVQYRNQLDNFKQQLGLPPDVPMVPATDLLEGFRRVFDEIDALKTKPRPVLEELIGRLPALEDVVINGRPVIARFREAAEIARRRQPLQQRLADRQLARSSAEQQITLLTDTLRQGLGILSDEEIRTYERELDQAREVLAGLGPELDRRDQQEISDLIEAEREVYNQANDQLEDLLRSGQRVALENRLDLMNARATLYDAWRQLAVTANALQGIFTATLSNQYLTPLATSNNPFGFDEQTKQFNLALRAELPLIRLSERNQYVASLIAYQRARRSLMQVEDSLKNQLRQNLRQLQVQYQGYEIQKTSYIAALVTLDQSFQSFLEPPRSTGGSSGGSQLVLTLLRGLNGVNNAQNGLISSWVQYQTTRLALYRDLGIMPYDEWEAFYELFPAASPSASLGDGAGGVERAPAPPIVLGPDAGPEASGL from the coding sequence GTGAGCACGTCCAAGACGCGGAGGGCATCGGGCAGCCGGTCGGCTCGGCTGGCCCTGGCCATCGCGGCCCTGGCCGCCTCGCCCGGCTGCACCCGGGAATTCTTCCGGAACTGGGCGGACCAGGACGTCACCGAGGCGATCTTCGAGAAGAGCCGGGACCCCCGGCACCGGATCGACCTCTTCACGATCACCCCGCCGCCGACGTCCCGGTTCTCCGACCCCTACGACCCGGACCGGCCCCCGGCCCCGCCCGACGACTACGTGGCCCAGGAGCTCAACCCGCAGCCGCAGCGGCCCCGGCACCGGCTGATCACCCCGGCCGAGGGGACCGGCTACCTCGACCTGCTGGAGCAGTGGCGCCGGGAGCGCGGCCCCAGGCGTCGGCCGGTCGACGTCACCGTCGACACCGGCCCGAGCATGGACGAGGCGGCCCCCCCGCCGAGCCGGACCCCCTCCCCCTTCCCCCCGGATCCGAATCGGGGGCCGGGCGAGCCCGGGATGTCGCCTATTCCAGGGGAGACGCCCGGGGAGGTCGCCCCGCCCGACCCCCGCCGCCTCGCCCCGGACGCGGACGCCCCGCCCGAACCCCTTTCCTCCTCCTCGATTCGGGACAATTCCGTGCTGACGGCCTCGCTCCAGATTCCCGAACCGGTGATCCCCGGCCTCGAGCCGGAGCAGTCGCCGTCCGGGGTCGAGGACGTCCCGCCCCCGCAGGTCCCCCCCGATTTCGAGCCGGGCCCGTCCCTGTTCGGGGATGAAGGTGACTCCCCCGAGGCGATCTCCGGCCTCTCCGAGAGTGCGGCCGAGGGGGCCGGCGGCGACCGGGACCTGATCGAGATCCTCAAGCCCGACGCGGTCGTCTTCGACGAGGCCCGCGCCGCCGGCCTCGGCGCGGGGATCGACCCCTACATCGTCGACGGCCGCCAGATCCTCACCCTGGCCCTTCAGAACAGCCGGGCCTACCAGTTCCGGCTGGAAGACCTGTACCTGCAAGCATTGAACGTGACGCTCCAGCGGTTCCAGTTCACGCCGCAGTTCGCCGCCGGGCTGAATCCCGGGGCCCCGGCCTTCGGCGGGTTCACGGGCCCGACCCCGGGCAATTCCTACATCTACCGGACCGAGGAAACGGGCTCCCCGTCGTCCTTGCTGAGCGTGGGCGGGCTGGCCGGCTTCGGCAAGCTGCTCTCCTTCGGCACGTCGGTCACCGGCAACTTCGCCAACCAGACGGTGATCAACTTCGGCGGCCCCAACGCGGTGGAGACGACCTCCCAGTCGTTCCTGCCGCTGAACCTGGTGATCCCGTTCCTCCGGGGGGGCGGCCGGGCCGTCACCCTGGAGCCGCTGACCCAGCAGGAGCGGGCCCTGCTCTACGAGGTCCGGGACTTCGCCCGGTTCCGCAAGGAGTTCTTCGTCAGCGTGCTGGCCGGCGGGGGCATCACCGGCGGCGGCGGCGACCCGCTCGTGGGCTTCCTGGAAATCCTCCGGCAGATTCAGGCCCTGGAGAACAATACCAAGAACGTCGCCGCCTACGAGCGCGTGCTGGAGGTCTTCCAGGAGCTCTCCCGGGGGGCCGCCTCGACGGTCCGCCCGCTCGACCTGGTGAACGTCGAGATCGACCTCCAGAATCAGCGCCTGAGCCTGCTCTCGTCGAGCGTCCAGTACCGCAACCAGCTCGACAACTTCAAGCAGCAGCTCGGCCTGCCGCCGGACGTGCCCATGGTCCCGGCGACCGACCTGCTGGAGGGCTTCCGCCGGGTCTTCGACGAGATCGACGCCCTGAAGACCAAGCCCCGGCCGGTGCTCGAGGAGCTCATCGGTCGCCTGCCCGCGCTGGAAGACGTGGTCATCAACGGCCGGCCCGTCATCGCCCGGTTCCGGGAGGCGGCCGAGATCGCCCGACGCCGGCAGCCCCTCCAGCAACGGCTGGCCGACCGCCAGCTCGCCCGCAGTTCGGCCGAGCAGCAGATCACCCTGCTGACCGACACGCTGAGGCAGGGACTGGGCATCCTCAGCGACGAGGAGATCCGGACCTACGAGCGGGAACTCGACCAGGCCCGCGAGGTGCTGGCCGGGCTCGGCCCGGAGCTCGACCGCCGCGACCAGCAGGAGATCTCCGACCTGATCGAGGCCGAGCGTGAGGTGTACAATCAGGCCAACGACCAGCTCGAGGACCTGCTCCGCTCCGGCCAGCGGGTCGCCCTGGAGAACCGGCTCGACTTGATGAACGCCCGGGCGACGCTTTATGATGCATGGCGCCAACTGGCCGTCACGGCCAACGCCCTGCAGGGCATCTTCACCGCGACGCTCTCCAACCAGTACCTCACGCCGCTCGCCACCAGCAACAACCCGTTCGGCTTCGACGAGCAGACCAAGCAGTTCAACCTGGCCCTGCGGGCCGAGCTGCCGCTGATCCGGCTCTCCGAGCGGAACCAGTACGTCGCCTCCCTGATCGCCTACCAGCGGGCCCGGCGCTCACTGATGCAGGTCGAGGACTCCCTGAAGAATCAGCTCCGCCAGAACCTCCGCCAGCTCCAGGTGCAGTATCAGGGGTACGAAATCCAGAAGACGTCCTACATCGCCGCCCTGGTGACCCTGGACCAGTCGTTCCAGAGCTTCCTGGAACCCCCCCGGAGCACCGGCGGCAGCTCGGGGGGCAGCCAGCTCGTCCTGACTTTGCTCCGAGGCCTCAACGGCGTGAACAACGCCCAGAACGGCCTGATCTCCAGCTGGGTCCAGTACCAGACGACCCGCCTTGCCCTGTATCGCGACCTCGGCATCATGCCATACGACGAGTGGGAGGCCTTTTATGAACTTTTCCCTGCAGCAAGCCCCTCAGCATCCCTCGGCGACGGCGCCGGAGGAGTCGAACGTGCCCCCGCTCCGCCGATCGTCCTCGGGCCAGACGCCGGCCCCGAAGCGTCGGGGCTCTAA
- a CDS encoding efflux RND transporter periplasmic adaptor subunit encodes MPPLRRSSSGQTPAPKRRGSKLGRRLAVLTMGCAVVGTAGYFALTQADSAGGATLSSIPGLAKWLGPAAPTVLTYEAKRGPLIVTVKERGNLESTNNLEAKSEVEGQTTIIMILPEGTKVVKDQLVCELDSAALTDNLANQQIATERAQADYANAIKTREVAEINVEEYKKGIYPQEEKTVMGEIKLAQSELERSKDRLDWSNDMLGLGYISQAQNLSDKYDLQRATFNLEQAEKKLEVLKQYTYEKQIKSLEGDVEKAKADELAKKSTFELEKEKEERLRRMIEKCKIYAPGPGIVVYHQEEGRWGSQEGPSIMEGATVRERQTIFKLPDIDNMQVNTKVHESMIDKVKPGMSSRIRIDAFPNNELSGTLLEVKPLPDPTSFFSSDVKVYTTLVKVENAHEGLRPGMTAEVTILIARMEDVVSVPVQAIIEYGGRHHVWVVRPDGGWENRPVEVGMSNTKYVEIDEGLVEGERVALDPRSIMTEAEKRDAFGAGGDRKSAEDLGSWNDEDAAKAKAASEQPSARAAAGAGGAAGGMREMFSKISAEDRQKLFTGTDDEKKEILKKAGMDDAAAQQALDRMKSMGGAGGPPGGFGGPGGGGPGGGGPGGPGGGRRGGQGGPGGGGAQQ; translated from the coding sequence GTGCCCCCGCTCCGCCGATCGTCCTCGGGCCAGACGCCGGCCCCGAAGCGTCGGGGCTCTAAGCTGGGCCGCCGTCTGGCCGTGCTGACGATGGGATGCGCCGTCGTCGGCACCGCCGGCTACTTCGCCCTGACCCAGGCCGACTCGGCCGGCGGCGCCACCCTCTCCTCGATCCCGGGCCTGGCCAAGTGGCTGGGCCCGGCGGCGCCGACCGTCCTGACGTATGAGGCCAAGCGCGGCCCGCTGATCGTCACCGTCAAGGAGCGCGGCAACCTCGAGAGCACCAACAACCTGGAGGCCAAGAGCGAGGTCGAGGGGCAGACCACCATCATCATGATCCTGCCCGAGGGGACCAAGGTGGTGAAGGACCAGCTCGTCTGCGAGCTGGACTCGGCGGCCCTGACCGACAACCTGGCCAACCAGCAGATCGCCACCGAGCGGGCCCAGGCCGACTACGCCAACGCGATCAAGACCCGCGAGGTCGCCGAGATCAACGTCGAGGAATACAAGAAGGGCATCTACCCCCAGGAAGAGAAGACGGTAATGGGCGAGATCAAGCTCGCCCAGTCGGAGCTGGAACGCTCCAAGGACCGCCTCGACTGGTCCAACGACATGCTCGGCCTGGGCTACATCAGCCAGGCCCAGAACCTCAGCGACAAGTACGACCTGCAGCGGGCCACCTTCAACCTGGAGCAGGCCGAGAAGAAGCTCGAGGTGCTCAAGCAGTACACCTACGAGAAGCAGATCAAGTCGCTCGAGGGCGACGTCGAGAAGGCCAAGGCCGACGAGCTGGCCAAGAAGTCGACCTTCGAGCTGGAGAAGGAGAAGGAGGAGCGGCTGCGGCGGATGATCGAGAAGTGCAAGATCTACGCCCCCGGCCCCGGCATCGTCGTCTATCACCAGGAGGAAGGCCGCTGGGGCAGCCAGGAAGGCCCCTCGATCATGGAAGGGGCCACCGTCCGCGAGCGGCAGACGATCTTCAAGCTCCCCGACATCGACAACATGCAGGTCAATACGAAGGTGCATGAGTCGATGATCGACAAGGTCAAGCCGGGCATGAGCTCCCGGATCCGGATCGACGCGTTCCCCAACAACGAGCTCAGCGGCACGCTGCTGGAAGTCAAGCCGCTGCCCGACCCCACCAGCTTCTTCAGCTCCGACGTGAAGGTCTACACCACGCTGGTCAAGGTCGAGAACGCCCACGAGGGGCTCCGCCCCGGCATGACGGCCGAGGTGACGATCCTCATCGCCCGGATGGAGGACGTGGTCAGCGTCCCGGTCCAGGCGATCATCGAGTACGGCGGCCGGCACCACGTCTGGGTCGTCCGCCCCGACGGGGGCTGGGAGAACCGGCCGGTCGAGGTCGGCATGTCCAACACCAAGTACGTCGAGATCGACGAGGGGCTGGTCGAGGGCGAGCGCGTGGCCCTGGATCCCCGGTCGATCATGACCGAGGCCGAGAAGCGGGACGCCTTCGGGGCCGGCGGCGACCGGAAGTCCGCCGAGGACCTGGGCAGCTGGAACGACGAGGACGCCGCCAAGGCCAAGGCCGCCAGCGAGCAGCCCTCCGCCAGGGCCGCCGCCGGTGCCGGCGGGGCCGCCGGCGGGATGCGCGAGATGTTCTCCAAGATCAGCGCGGAGGACCGCCAGAAGCTCTTCACCGGCACCGACGACGAGAAGAAGGAAATCCTCAAGAAGGCGGGCATGGACGACGCGGCCGCCCAGCAGGCCCTCGATCGGATGAAGTCGATGGGCGGGGCCGGCGGCCCTCCCGGTGGCTTCGGCGGGCCCGGTGGCGGCGGACCCGGCGGAGGTGGCCCCGGCGGGCCCGGCGGCGGTCGTCGAGGCGGCCAGGGTGGCCCCGGCGGCGGAGGTGCCCAGCAGTGA
- a CDS encoding RluA family pseudouridine synthase: MAPTDPDTPSTPTPTILYEDVHCLVVVKPAGMLTQGRPREGISLEGVLRGYLAPQGPDEVYLAAVHRLDRPVSGVMIWGKTPKAARRLHEQFSGREVEKQYWAIVPGRPAPPEGLWDDWLCEEDTGLGPVVQVCLADAPRARHALTRYRVEPPGAAPEGCSWLRLWPRTGRTHQLRVQASSRGWPILGDRAYGSDRAFPVGIALHSRSLAIRHPMLRTELSFRAPVPGHWSEAGFTPPGD; encoded by the coding sequence ATGGCCCCAACCGACCCCGACACGCCATCGACGCCGACCCCGACGATCCTCTACGAGGACGTCCATTGCCTCGTCGTGGTCAAGCCGGCGGGCATGCTCACCCAGGGGCGCCCGAGGGAGGGGATAAGCCTGGAAGGGGTGCTCCGCGGCTACCTCGCGCCGCAGGGCCCGGACGAGGTCTACCTCGCCGCCGTCCACCGGCTCGACCGGCCCGTCTCGGGCGTGATGATCTGGGGCAAGACGCCCAAGGCCGCCCGTCGCCTGCACGAGCAGTTCTCCGGGCGGGAGGTCGAGAAGCAGTACTGGGCGATCGTCCCCGGCCGTCCGGCCCCCCCCGAAGGGCTCTGGGACGACTGGCTCTGCGAGGAGGACACCGGCCTCGGGCCGGTGGTCCAGGTCTGCCTCGCCGACGCCCCCCGGGCCCGACACGCGCTCACCCGCTACCGGGTCGAGCCGCCGGGCGCCGCCCCCGAGGGCTGCTCCTGGCTCAGGCTCTGGCCGAGGACCGGCCGGACGCATCAGCTCCGGGTCCAGGCGTCGTCCCGGGGGTGGCCGATCCTGGGGGACCGGGCGTACGGCTCCGACCGGGCCTTCCCGGTCGGGATCGCCTTGCATTCGCGGTCGCTGGCGATCCGGCACCCCATGCTCCGGACCGAGCTTTCATTCCGGGCCCCGGTGCCGGGGCACTGGTCGGAGGCCGGGTTCACGCCGCCCGGGGACTGA
- the greA gene encoding transcription elongation factor GreA, translating to MSTDRIPVSKEGYEKKKAELDHLKNVEMTKITEQVAEARAFGDLSENAEYHAAREKQGELQAKIVLLEDQLGRAYIVDRSNLPTDRVVFGSKVKVLDMDLDDEEEFTLVGPGDEDYDRNRILTSSPIGEGLIGKKVGEVAEIAVPQGTIKFKVLEIGIGED from the coding sequence ATGTCCACGGACCGCATCCCCGTGTCGAAGGAAGGCTACGAGAAGAAGAAGGCCGAACTCGACCACCTGAAGAACGTCGAGATGACCAAGATCACCGAGCAAGTGGCCGAGGCTCGGGCCTTCGGGGACCTGTCCGAGAACGCCGAGTACCACGCCGCCCGGGAGAAGCAGGGGGAGCTCCAGGCCAAGATCGTCCTGCTCGAGGACCAGCTCGGCCGCGCCTACATCGTCGACCGCTCGAACCTGCCCACCGACCGCGTCGTCTTCGGCTCGAAGGTGAAGGTGCTGGACATGGACCTCGACGACGAGGAGGAGTTCACCCTCGTCGGCCCCGGGGACGAGGACTACGACCGCAACCGGATCCTCACGAGCAGCCCGATCGGCGAGGGCCTCATCGGCAAGAAGGTGGGCGAGGTGGCCGAGATCGCCGTCCCGCAGGGGACGATCAAGTTCAAGGTCCTGGAGATCGGCATCGGCGAGGACTGA
- a CDS encoding efflux RND transporter periplasmic adaptor subunit, with the protein MSGSGSSTTIATLGGAGGGGGSGGGGGGGRGDEENERAGATRIIWIIDEGSRVEPGTLVCELDSAAFFDELQLQRIRHAQALSSVVQAETILQVAEIELREYRDGIYPQDIKLVEQYLTNCRTKQQEAKLTYEWALDLNRKGLNSDSQLLGDRLLLEQWQIELENAREMQRRLIDYTGRRIITSLEAKVEAVKADLLSQKAAFQVEDDRLKRLERAIANCKLYAPATGVVVYARNTNSWGSVEDEIAEGSTVRENQAVIQLPDPDNMQVLVKINESKINSVREGMEASIRIDAFPDRPLRGVVKEIKPIPVPANIVSDVKLYNATVVITGGFEGLRPGLSAEVAFHLGERSEVTRVPLQAIRWVEQTPFAAISSRDGSVTWKKLDVGLRNPVYAEILGGLEPGDRIVADPLALPAPDYAAPPDGARIALAPPAGG; encoded by the coding sequence ATGTCCGGCTCCGGCAGCTCGACGACGATCGCGACCCTGGGCGGAGCCGGTGGCGGCGGAGGTAGCGGCGGCGGCGGAGGCGGCGGTCGAGGCGACGAGGAAAATGAGCGGGCCGGGGCGACTCGGATCATCTGGATCATCGACGAGGGCAGCCGGGTCGAGCCCGGTACGCTCGTCTGCGAACTGGACAGCGCCGCCTTCTTCGACGAGCTCCAGTTGCAGCGGATCCGACACGCCCAGGCGCTCTCCTCGGTCGTGCAGGCCGAGACGATCCTCCAGGTCGCCGAGATCGAACTCCGGGAATACCGCGACGGCATCTACCCGCAGGACATCAAGCTCGTCGAGCAATACCTCACCAATTGCCGGACCAAGCAGCAGGAGGCCAAGCTGACCTACGAGTGGGCGCTGGACCTCAATCGCAAGGGCCTCAACTCCGACTCCCAACTCCTCGGCGACCGATTGCTGCTGGAGCAGTGGCAGATCGAGCTGGAGAACGCCCGGGAGATGCAGCGCCGCCTCATCGACTACACCGGCCGTCGGATCATCACGAGTCTCGAGGCCAAGGTCGAGGCGGTGAAGGCCGACCTGTTGAGCCAGAAGGCCGCCTTCCAGGTCGAGGACGATCGGCTCAAGCGGCTGGAGCGGGCGATCGCCAATTGCAAGCTCTACGCCCCGGCCACCGGGGTGGTCGTCTACGCCCGCAACACCAACTCCTGGGGCAGCGTCGAGGACGAGATCGCGGAAGGCTCCACCGTCCGGGAGAACCAGGCCGTCATCCAGCTGCCCGACCCGGACAACATGCAGGTCCTGGTCAAGATCAACGAGTCCAAGATCAACTCGGTGAGGGAGGGGATGGAGGCGTCGATCCGGATCGACGCCTTCCCCGACCGTCCCCTCCGGGGCGTGGTCAAGGAGATCAAGCCGATCCCGGTGCCGGCCAACATCGTCTCCGACGTGAAGCTCTACAACGCCACGGTGGTCATCACCGGGGGCTTCGAGGGCCTCCGCCCTGGGCTCAGCGCCGAGGTGGCGTTCCACCTGGGGGAGCGGTCCGAGGTGACCAGGGTCCCGCTCCAGGCGATCCGGTGGGTCGAGCAGACCCCCTTCGCGGCGATCTCGTCCCGAGACGGCAGCGTCACCTGGAAGAAGCTCGACGTCGGCCTGAGGAACCCGGTCTATGCCGAGATCCTGGGCGGCCTGGAGCCCGGCGACCGGATCGTGGCCGACCCCCTGGCCCTGCCGGCCCCCGACTACGCCGCCCCGCCGGACGGTGCGCGGATCGCCCTGGCCCCCCCGGCGGGGGGGTGA
- a CDS encoding ABC transporter permease, giving the protein MGRIWRSVNLGVKSLLLHKLRSSLTILGVVFGVAAVIMMLAVGEGAARDAQEQIAQLGATNIIYRSVKPSQDAQSQGTGGRPSRVLNYGLKYEDYDRILATVPTITRALPIREIRREVRRANHAIEARVVGTTHDYLEFNRLQIERGRFLLPSDNEHYENYCVLAAETASQLFPFENPLRQSVKIGNDYYTVVGVTRRRGSTAAIGGSLAAQEYDKDVYIPLNTCRVRFGERILSSRAGSQEAEETQLSQITLQVSEIEEVPITAPVIEAAVKPFHEEKKDVDMVVPYDLLEQAKRQAAIFSLVLGSIAAISLIVGGIGIMNIMLATVTERTREIGIRRALGAKRRDITQQFLIETVVLSGIGGLIGVAIGVFVPPLITQFSEIKAVVTPESVILSFGVSVLVGIVAGLYPANRAAKMDPIEALRHE; this is encoded by the coding sequence ATGGGACGCATCTGGCGAAGCGTGAATCTGGGCGTCAAGAGCCTGCTGCTGCACAAGCTCCGGTCGTCCCTGACGATCCTGGGCGTGGTCTTCGGCGTCGCCGCCGTGATCATGATGCTGGCCGTCGGCGAGGGGGCGGCCCGGGACGCCCAGGAGCAGATCGCCCAGCTCGGCGCCACCAACATCATCTACCGGTCGGTCAAGCCGAGCCAGGACGCCCAGAGCCAGGGCACCGGCGGCCGCCCCTCCCGGGTGCTCAACTACGGCCTGAAGTACGAGGATTACGACCGGATCCTCGCCACCGTGCCCACCATCACCCGGGCCCTGCCGATCCGGGAGATCCGCCGGGAGGTCCGCCGGGCGAACCACGCGATCGAGGCCCGTGTGGTCGGCACCACGCACGACTACCTGGAATTCAACCGCCTCCAGATCGAGCGCGGCCGGTTCCTGCTCCCCTCGGACAACGAGCACTACGAGAACTACTGCGTGCTCGCCGCCGAGACCGCCAGCCAGCTCTTCCCGTTCGAGAACCCGCTCCGGCAGTCGGTGAAGATCGGCAACGACTACTACACGGTGGTGGGCGTGACCCGGCGACGCGGCTCGACGGCCGCCATCGGCGGCAGCCTCGCCGCCCAGGAGTACGACAAGGACGTCTACATCCCGCTGAACACCTGCCGGGTCCGCTTCGGCGAGCGGATCCTCTCCAGCCGGGCGGGCTCGCAGGAGGCCGAGGAGACGCAACTCTCCCAGATCACCCTGCAGGTCAGCGAGATCGAGGAGGTCCCCATCACCGCCCCGGTGATCGAGGCCGCCGTGAAGCCGTTCCACGAGGAGAAGAAGGACGTCGACATGGTGGTGCCGTACGACCTGCTGGAGCAGGCCAAGCGGCAGGCGGCCATCTTCAGCCTGGTGCTGGGCTCGATCGCGGCCATCTCGCTGATCGTCGGCGGCATCGGCATCATGAACATCATGCTGGCGACCGTGACCGAGCGGACCCGGGAGATCGGCATCCGCCGCGCCCTGGGGGCCAAGCGTCGGGACATCACCCAGCAGTTCCTCATCGAGACGGTCGTGCTCTCGGGCATCGGCGGCCTGATCGGCGTCGCGATCGGCGTCTTCGTCCCCCCCCTGATCACCCAGTTCTCCGAGATCAAGGCGGTGGTGACGCCGGAGTCGGTGATCCTCTCGTTCGGCGTCTCGGTGCTCGTCGGCATCGTGGCCGGGCTCTACCCGGCGAACCGGGCGGCCAAGATGGACCCGATCGAGGCCCTCCGGCACGAGTGA